The genome window ACCCAAGCGTGGTGCAGCTCGTCCTCTTTGCGGTCGTTGCGTGGGTCGCGGTGCTCTTCCTCGGCACCTATTCTGAATTTCTCTATTTCAGGTTCTGACAATGGCGATGCAGAAAAGCCTTTCTCACCGTTCATGCAAGCGATGGCTGAAAAGATTCCTGGCGCTCTTTCTGTTTCTTCTCCTGTTGACCGCTTTCTTCAATTTTCAGGCTGACAGCGCCGGGGTGTTCAGGTCGAATAAAGGGCTGAAGGGCGTTGCCATGAACCTCATAAACGGCAAGATGGTCGCCGGTTACCTCGGCCGGAGTGACGAACGGGAACTGGAGCGACTCATCGTGGAAAATTACCCGGGCCGGAGGGACGTCATAGCGCTCGGTTCGTCACGAAGCATGCTGCTCCGCAAGCGCTTCCTGGCGGGTGACGTTGATTTCTTCAACCACGCGGTCTCAGGGGGCATGGTTGAGGACTGTGTGGCAATCGTGGGCCTTTACAAGAAAAAGGGCGTGTTGCCCAGGGCAGTCATCATAGGCATGGACCCGTGGATGTTCAACAAGAATGCGTGGCCCGGCGCCGAGTTCTGGAGGATACTGGAGCCTTACTACCAGGAGATGGTTGCTGAATTTCCGAAAGGTGCGCGCGGGGGGGCGGATTCAGCCGGGAGTGTGGCAGCACCGAAAGCCAGCGTCACAAGCAAGTACGGGCAGCTTATCAATCTTGAATATACATTGCAGAACTGGCAGCACGTGCAGAAAGGCAAGAAGCTCTACGTCACCAAGACTGCTGATATCGATGATTATGTGAGGGAGCCGGACGGAAGCCTTCACTTCCCTTACAAGATGAGATTCTCGACTATGCCGCAGGTCGGCACAGGTGGCCTGCCCGATATAATCTTTTCCAATTTTACGGAGCTGAGCAGCACTGAGCTCTTCGAAGGCCTGCTGCAGTGGCTGAAGAATCACGGGGTGACGGTTGTGTTTCTTCTGCCGCCCCTGCACCCGGACGTGTATCAGATCTGCGTGCGAAACCCGGAGTACGGCGCGACACTCAAAGTGGAGTCGTACCTGAGGCGCCTGGCTGCAGATAACGGATTTACCGTGGTGGGCTCCTTTGATCCCGCGCGGTATGGTTTCAAACCGCAGGATTTCTCAGACATGATCCACGGACACGAAAGCGTGATGAAGAGACTTTTTGAGGACGTGCAGATCAAGACTTCTGCGGGCTGAGCGCGATCATGGGTAGAGGGTAAAGCGTGCTCTTTAATTCTCACGAGTATCTTTTCTTTTTCCTGCCTGTTACGCTGATCGTCTACTTCCTGCTGAACCGCCTTGTTCGACCGGTGCTGGTAGCAAGGCTCTGGCTCGTGGGAGCATCGCTTGCATTCTACGGCTGGTCGGAGCCGGGATATCTGCTCATTCTCGTCTGTGCAGTACTTTTCAATTTTTCATTCGGCTCTGTCCTTAACGCCCTGGGCGAACAGCACGCTGCGAAGCGAAGAACTGTTCTCGTCCTGGGCATAGCCGCCGATATCCTTCTGCTCTGCTATTACAAGTACATTGATTTCATTATCATGAATGCGAACTATCTTCTGCACACGCAGATCGCGCCCCGCTCCCTTGCGCTGCCCCTCGGACTCAGCTTTATCACTTTTATCCAAATCGGCTATCTCGTGGACAGTTACCGCACTCCGATGAAGGGATCCGATCTGCCTGACTATGCTCTTTTCGGCACGTACTTTCCCTACATCCTTGCCGGGCCCATCGTGACCCGATCGGACATTTTTCCTCAGCTCAAAAGAACAGTGCGAGAGACAGTCAACTACCGGAATCTTTCTCTCGGTCTCTACCTTCTCTCGATCGGTCTCTTCAAGAAAGCTGTGGTGGCCGACCGTTTCGCCCTGTGGGCCAATGACGGTTTTGCTGCGCCCGAGCCTTTTAACTTTCTCTACGCCTGGGTCACGTCACTCTGTTATACGTTGCAGATCTATTTCGATTTTTCCGGCTACACGGATATGGCGCTCGGAAGCGCGCTCATGTTCAACATCCGGCTCCCGATCAACTTCGACAGCCCCTACAAAGCTCTCACAATCCAGGATTTCTGGCGGCGGTGGCATATTACGCTGGGGCGCTTTCTCAGGGAGTATATCTACATTCCTCTCGGCGGGAGCCGCGTAAACGAGGGACGGGTCTATTTCAACCTGATCGTGACCTTCCTCATATGCGGTATCTGGCATGGCGCAGGCTGGACATTCGTCTTCTGGGGCTTTCTCCACGGCGCAGGACTCGTGCTGCAGCGCTTGTGGAGGAGACTGGGAGGGAAGATGCCCGGCATCGTGGCGTGGCTACTGACCTTCATCTTTGTCAATACGGCGTGGGTATTCTTTCGTGCCCGCACGTGGGATGAGGCGCTCAAGGTGATCAGAGGCATGTTCGGATTCAACGGGTTTGCCCTTCCCGAGGGCTGGGCACAGGCATTGGGTTTTTTGAAAGGGCCGTACGTCCATTTCATGCCGTGGAAGAGCATCATGCAGGGGAGCAGGGACGCGTGTATGTGGGTCCCGGTCGCCCTGGCCGCATGTCTCGTGCTCAAGAACTCGAATGAGATGGCGGAGAACTTCAAGCCGGGCTGGAAGTCACTGCTGGTCATTGCTGCCGGCGCCTACGCAGCCCTGCAACTCTTTAGAATAAACGAGTTTCTCTATTTCAATTTTTAGGGTATGCATGCATAAGGACAAGAATTGGTTTTATGTAGCGCTCGGGGTGATTGCACTGGCCTTTGCCACTGTGGGGCTTTCCAACTACGTGCTCGACCCTTACGGCCTTTTTAGGAAAGACTTCTCGTGGCAGTTTGTTGAGCCGAACAGTAATTTTATAAAGGTGCGCTACGTCACGGAATATCCGGACCGGTACGACTGTTTCCTCTTTGGCTCGTCCAGGGTGGGGAATATCGACGTCCGGGCCATCAAGAACTTCCGGTGTTACAACATGACGTGCAACGGAGGGCTCCCCCACGAGTTCCTCAACAACCTGAGATACATGCTGAAACGAGGAGTCAGACCCAAACTGGTTCTTGTGGGTCTCGACGACTTTTCCTTCAAATCGAATCCGGCGGAGCGCCTGAGTCAGCCATTGCGCCATCCGTATCCCCCTGTGCTCAATGAATCGCCTCTGCCCTTTTACCTGCGCTACCTTTTTTCTCTCCACAGCCAGCACATCATGAGCCCGGTGATCGAAGGATACTGGCGGAGAATCACAGGCAAGGGGGGATCGCCTGCGTTTTTTTGGGACATCACCAATACAGGGCAATTGCTCGTTCCCGGCGTTGATAAGTACATCGATGAACACGCTGAGGAATACCGGAAGGACCCCAAGTTCACGGAAAAGATAGAGAGTGTTACCGGAGACAACATGAAAGGGGCAATCGAAGACATCAGTGAAATGGTCGCCCTGTTGAAAGAACAGGGAATACGCGCTGTGTTCTTCATGAACCCTCCGTACAAGAACTGGTTTCTCGATCTTAATCTGGATGAATTCGGCCGTTTTGAAAAAGCGCTGGCGCAACTCACTCCGTTCTATGATTTCACGGGAATAAACTCGATCACCAGAGACCCTCTCAATTTTTATAATCCGTCCCACTTCCGGGTTTCGATAGGCAACATCATGATAGCCCGCATGCTCGACGATACGGCGGTCAAGATACCGTCTGATTTTGGAGTCGTGGTCACCGCAGAGACTGTGGATGCCCATCTGCAGAGCCTTAGACAGCAAGCGGCTGAGGAAGAGAACCGCGCGGCACCAGCGAAGTAATTCTAAGGCGCAGTTTTTTCAGGATAGGCCTCGTTTTCGGACATCCCGGCACGTACGCTATTCTTGACAGGGTAATTCCGACAATGGTAAAAACTGTATACAAAATACGAAACGACGATTCATATTCCGAAATGATCTCAGACAGCACGAAGGCGACCGTCGGCAGATTTGCCCGGCTGATCGCTCAAAATTAGATATCAAAAATTCGGGAGGAGGATAAGCCATGCCTATGGAGGGTTTTACACCGTACGCAACAAGAGATCTAAAGAAGTACAACCGTCTGCGCTGGTGGCTCGGTCTGACGTGGGGAGACATGTTCGACAAGGCCACGGATCTTTACCCGGACAAGGTCGGGCTGGTCGATGGCGCGGGTCGTTATACATACAGGGAACTTCGGGAGAAGGTTGACCGCCTTGCGATAAGCCTGATGAAGATGGGTATTCAGCCAAAAGACTGGGTCCTTCTCCAGTTTCCCAACTGGTACGAATACATCCTCTCTTTCTTCGCCATGCAGAAGATAGGCGCGGCGACCCTGCTTCTCATTCCCAGGCACAACCAGTCAGAGATCAACCATCTTGCGAGCCTGACAAAGCCGGTAGCCTGGATCGGACCGAAGAAATACGGCAAGATTGAGTACGAGCCGATCATCGACGATGTGGTGAAAGA of Syntrophorhabdales bacterium contains these proteins:
- a CDS encoding MBOAT family O-acyltransferase; amino-acid sequence: MLFNSHEYLFFFLPVTLIVYFLLNRLVRPVLVARLWLVGASLAFYGWSEPGYLLILVCAVLFNFSFGSVLNALGEQHAAKRRTVLVLGIAADILLLCYYKYIDFIIMNANYLLHTQIAPRSLALPLGLSFITFIQIGYLVDSYRTPMKGSDLPDYALFGTYFPYILAGPIVTRSDIFPQLKRTVRETVNYRNLSLGLYLLSIGLFKKAVVADRFALWANDGFAAPEPFNFLYAWVTSLCYTLQIYFDFSGYTDMALGSALMFNIRLPINFDSPYKALTIQDFWRRWHITLGRFLREYIYIPLGGSRVNEGRVYFNLIVTFLICGIWHGAGWTFVFWGFLHGAGLVLQRLWRRLGGKMPGIVAWLLTFIFVNTAWVFFRARTWDEALKVIRGMFGFNGFALPEGWAQALGFLKGPYVHFMPWKSIMQGSRDACMWVPVALAACLVLKNSNEMAENFKPGWKSLLVIAAGAYAALQLFRINEFLYFNF